Genomic window (Acidobacteriota bacterium):
GGGGACCCTCACGAGCGTCCTCGGCGACGGCTACGCCCGGATGCTCCGCGAGGGCGTCCGCTGGTGGAACGGCGCGGAGTGGACGGCCGAGCCGTCCATGGTCCGGCGCTGACGCCGCCGCCCCGCGCCGGGCCGCCTATTTCTTGAAGAAGTAAGCGATCTCCCACTCCGCCGTCTCGCGGGCGTCCGAGCCGTGGACGGCGTTGCGCTCGATGGAGAAGCCGTAGGCGCGGCGGAGCGTGCCCGGCTTGGCCTGGGCCGGGTCGGTGGCGCCCATCGTCTCGCGCCAGCGCTTGATGGCCTCCTCGGCCTCGAGGACCATGATCACGGCCGGGCCCGACGACATGAATTCGCACAGGCTGCCGTAGAAGGGCTTGTCCTTGTGGACGATGTAGAACCCCCTGGCCTCGTCCGCGGTCAGGTGGACGAGCTTCATCCGGACGATGCCGAAGCCCTCCTCCTCGATGCGGCTGACGATCTTGCCGATGATCCTCTTCTTCACGGCGTCGGGCTTGATGATGGCCAGGGTCCGTTCCATGGGGCGCTCCTTCGGGTCAGAATCCCCCCGATATTACGTGTCTTCAGGCGGGGAGTCAACCGGACTGGGCGGCGCAGCCGGCCTTGACAAGCGCCGGCTCCGGACTTACCATCGGGCCATGGAGAATGAAAAAATCGGGAAAGCGGTGAAAAGACGGGAGATCCTGATGCTGGCCGGGACCGCGGCGGCCTTCTGCACGTCCTTCGGCTTCCTCCAGGGGGGACAGACCCAGCACAAGAACGAGCTGACGGCCGTGCACAAGAGCGAGCTGCAGCGCTGGAGCCAGGCCCAGATCAAGTGGTACGCGGGCTCGACGCTCCTGCACTCCGAGGCCATCCCGGCCCAGGTCGCCAAGCGCCTGGCCGCCGACGCGAACGAGGTCGTCGAGCTCAAGCTCTTCCAATCGGGCCGGATGGTCAAGAACCTGGGCACGATCCAGGGCAAGTTCTGAAGACGGGCCGTTGGTTTTCCGCCTCGAACGCCGCGACAGCTTCTCGTTTTCCTGCCGGGCCTGCGGACGCTGCTGCTCCGGCAAGGTCATCCCGGTCGGCCCCCACGAGATTCTGGGCATGTCGCGCCACCTCGGGATCGGGACGACGGAGTTCCTCGCCCTCTACTCAGACAACGGCGGCACGACGCTCCGCAACGACGCGGCCGGCCGCTGTCTTTTCGTGACCCCGACCGGCTGCAAGGTCCATCCGCGCCGGCCCCTGGTCTGCCGTCTCTATCCGCTGGGGCGGGCGACCGACGCGGAAGGCGGGGAGCGGTTCGCCATGTTCCCGAAGCAGGACGGCTGCCGGGCGGCCGCCGGGACGGACGGCACGATCGCGGGCTTCCTCGAGTCGCAGGGCGTCCAGCCGTGCTTCGAATGGTCGCGCCGCTACGGCCTTCTGTTCCACCGCATGCTCGGCCTCCTCGACGCGCTGGGCGTCGAGGCCAAGGTCGAAGCCCGGGACGAGGCCGGGGCCGGCCCGGGGGATGCGGCCAAGGCGCCCGACGCCGGGACCGGACCCGGCGCCCCGCCCATCTCGCCGTGGCTGGACATCGACGCGTCGCTCGCCGCGTATTGCGCCGCCAGGGCGATCCCCGTGCCGGCCGGGATCGAGGAATCGATCGACCTCCATCTCCGGGCCCTGGAAGAGTGGCTCGACGACCTGGAGGCCAGGGCCCCGGCCAAGTCCCTTGGCGATGCCGATGGCGATGACGGCAAAGGAGCGGGAAAGGCGTGACGTTCAACGAGCCGGTCGTGCTGGGCCGCACGGGATTGAGGGTCGGGCGCCTGGGCATCGCCTCCGGATACGGGGCGCCCGCGGCGGCCATCGAGGAGGCCTTCGAGCGGGGCTGCAACTACTGGACATGGGGGACGGTCATCAAGGGCTACGCGCCGGGCATGCGCCAGGCCCTGAAGGCCGTCGCCGCCAAGGGGCAGCGCGACCGGCTGGTCCTGGCGGCGTTCAGCTACGCCCACAACAACGGACTGACCGGGATGCTCCTGCGGCGCGGCCTCCGGAGCGCCGGGCTCGACCACGCCGACATCCTCATACTCGGCTATTTCTCGCGGCGGCCGCCGCGGCGGCTCGTCGACGGGGCCCTGGCGATGAAGGAAAAGGGGCTTGTCCGTTTCGTCGGGATCTCGAGCCACAACCGCAAGCTGCTCGGGGAGCTGGCGGGCGAAGGCGAGTTCGACGTCCTCCATCTCCGCTACAACGCCGCCCACCGCGGGGCCGAGATCGACATCTTCCCCTACCTGAGCGATGAGCGGGAGAAGCGCCCCGGCACGGTCTCCTTCACCGCCACGCGCGGCGGCCGGCTGCTGAAGCCCGGGAACATGCCGCCGGGCGAGAAGCCGCCGACGGCCGCCGAATGCTACGTATTCGTGCTCTCCAACCCCGCCGTCGACGTCTGCATGTCGGCGGCCCGCACCGTGGAGCAGATGCGCGAGAACCTGGCCGTCCTCGACGGCGGGCCGATGGCCGACGCCGGGATCGAGCGCCTGCGCCGCGTCGGCGACTTCGTCCACGGGCGCCGGCGCGGCTGAAGTCCCCTTCCGAACCCCGGCCCTTCCTATCCTTCGACGACGTAGCGGTGGTTGCAGAAGTCGTCGCCCCGCATGAGGGTTTTCGTCCGGATCATGCGCATCTTGGGATTGAATCCCCGGGCCGACGCATAATCCCCGTAGGTTTGGACATCGAACGTAAAGAAGCTACGCGGAGCCCGGTCCTTTCCAAGGGGGAAGGGGTGGCATAAAAGTTGCTTGGCCTAATGATAAAGGAGGAGCCATGATCAAGATGGTCGGCAAAAACGTGCTTTGGCCGGTCATTCTGTCGAGTCTCATCGCGTCGTCGGGCCCGGCCCAGTCACCGAACGCCGCCCGCGACGGCCTGGAACAGCCTGAAAAGGTCATGGAAGTGACCGGGGTGAAGCCCGGCATGGTCATCGGAGAGATCGGCGCGGGCCAGGGTTATTTCACGTTCTGGCTTTCCCATGGCGTGGGGGAGTCGGGGAAGGTCTACGCCAACGACATCGACGGCTCCGCCCTGGCGGCGATCGAACGGAGACGCGAGAGCGAGAAGGTCTCGAACATCGAAACCGTCCTCGGCACCGTGGCGGATCCCCGCTTCCCGTCCGCCTCGCTGGACATGGTCTTCATGGTCAACGCCTTCCACGACCTGGAGCGGCCGGTCGAGCTCCTGGCCAACCTCCTGCCCGCGCTGAAGACGGGCGCGACGGTCGTCATCATGGACAGGGATCCGGCCAGATTCAAGGACACACATCGCCACTTCCTGACCCGGGACGAAGTGGAGGAGACGATCGGACGGTCGGTTTTCGAGCTGGTCCGGGTGGAGACGTTCCTCCGCGACCATAACCTCTACATCCTCAAAGCCAGGAAATGATCCCGGCCCCGTTCCGCCGTGCCGCGGCTATCGGCCCAGCAGCCGGGCCGTGAGGCCGGCGGCCCGGCGGAAGGCCGCGGCCGCGTAGTCGTCGAGCAGCTTCTGGGCCCCGGCCTTGTCCTTGGCGTAGAGGGCGGCGAATTTCTTCTCGAACTTCGGCCGGTTCTCCAGGAGAGACCTTTCCTCGGGGAAGAGCCGGCGCTCGATGGTCAGGCGGACGAAGCGGTAGTTCTCCTCGGCGGCCTTCTCGAGCTCGAGGACCGCCGTGTTGAGGAGACGGCCCTTGCCGGCCTGCAGGGGGGCGTCGGCGAAATGCTGCCGGGCCAGGAGGGCGTCGTCGGGCTCGCTCGTCCCCACGCCGGCCCCCGGGGGCAGGGCCCCGACGCCGTAATAGAAGGGCACGTAGAGGGTCGTGTCCGGCTTGCCGAAAGCCAGCCAGATCGCGATCGAGAGCGGTTCCGGCCGGTCCGGCCGGAGCGAGACGATGAACGAATCGATGGTCGAGGCGGTGCAGATCGTCCGGAACCTGGTCTTGTTCGGAGTGCCGGTCCGGTAGCCGTTCGTGGCGTCGTATTCGGTGCCCTCGTAATGATCGCGCAGGATGGCCATCAGGGCCGCGGCGGTCATCTTCTTCCCCGGCTTCACGGAGAAGGGATAGTCGCCGCCGAGCTTCCACGGCCTCCCGGTCACGAGGCACAGGCCCCGCCAGTGGCGGAGGGTGTTGCCGTCGTCGACCGGCTGCCGGCTCGTCGGCCGGTCGAAGGCCTTCTTGAAGTCGAACGGCCCGTCCTTGGCCTCTTCGTACCAGCCGCTGCGCGCCGCGTATTCGACGATGTCCGGGCTGCCCAGGAAATGGTCGGCGTCGCCGGGGCGGATCTGCCGGATCGTGTAGTAATTCGGGATGACGGCCACCTCGTCGTCGGGGACGCGCTGGGCGTACCAGCGGCGGCCCCTCAGGATGGCCAGCATCCAGGCCTCGTCCTTGTCGGCGATGGAGTAGGTCCGGCCGGAGGAGCGGTAGCCGTACCGTTCGACCAGCTCGCCGGCCAGCCGGACGGCCTCGCGGGCCGAGGTCGCCTTCTCGGCCAGGAGCCGGCGGAGCATCCAGCCGATGCCGCCGTCGGTGTAGTCCTCCTCGGTCGCGCGCGACGGGCAGGCGTCGGAGGTGATGGCGACGCCGTGCTCGTTGACGAAGCTGTCGGCGAACTCCTGGGTCGTGGCTTCGATCCAGAGGAAGCCGTTCGTCCGGCTGTCGGTCTCGTAGAACGCGCCCTTGCCGAGATCGACCCGGCGGGACGAGCCGGCGTCGCGGCCGCGGATCTTGCGCACGTTGACGATGATGGCGCCGCGGTCGTCCTCGTTGTGGGCGACCATGACCGCGCCGTCGGCGCTGGCCTTCTTGCCGACCAGGACCGTGAAACACTCGCCGTCCTCGCCGCCGTCCCCAGGGGCAACCGGCGCGGCAAGGGTTGGCGCTGGGCCGGCCGGCGCCGCGTGGGACGGCAGGATCAGCAGGGCGGTCGCGAGGGCGAGGGATTGGACGGCGGCGAGCGGCTTCAGGGCGTTCTTCATGCCCCCCAATTTACCCCACGGGCGGGGTCCGTTCAAGCGGGATCGGCCGGCCGGGCGCTTTTCCGGGGCGCGGCGGCCTCCGCTTCCCGGGCGGCGCTCGAAAAGGCCGGCTATTTCAGCCAGGCGTCGAGCAGGGCCTTTTGGGCGGCGGTCGGATCCGCGAGCGGCCTGATGCGCCAGCTCGGCTCGGCCTTCCGCCCCAGTTCGACCTCCGCCTCGGCTGCCCGGCCGCGCCGGGCATAGAGGACGCGGACCTTGGCGCCGGGCTTGAAGCCGCCGAGGACGTCCTGGAGCGAGCGTGGCGTCACCCGCGCGCCGCCGACCGCCAGGATCTCGTCCTGGGCGCTCAGCCCGGCGAGCGAGGCGGGGGAATCGGCCTCGACGGCCGAGACGACCGCGCCTCCGTTCTGGTCCTCGGTCGTGGCGCCGAACCAGGGGCGGGCGGACGGGCGCGGCTCGAGATCGATCGTCAGGCCGGTGCCGGCGAGATACTTGGCGTAGTCCCACTTTTCGCTGGTCGCGGCGTAGACGTCGAAGATCTCGCCGAGCGGCGCGCCGGCCGCGCGCTCGCAGGCCTGGCGCAGCTCCGCGTCCGTGAAGCCGCGCTTCTTGCCTTTGTAGTACGTCCGGTAGAGCGTGCGCATCACGTCGTCGAGGGACGAGCGGCCCTTCGACGCCTCCCGGATCCCGAGGTCGAGCAGGAGCCCCAGTCCGCAGCCGATGTCGTAGTAGGAGATGGTCGTGTTGGCGGCGTGCTCGCTCCGGCCGAAATAGCCCGTCCAGGCGTCGAAGCTCGACAGGCGCGCCGACTCGTGGCGGCGGCCGGGGGCGTTCTCGTAGACGGCGATCGTCGAACCGAGCCGGTCGAGGACCTCGTCGCGGGCCATCAATCCCGCCCGGTTGAGCAGGATGTGCTCGTAATAGACCGTGACGCCCTCGGAGAACCAGAGCAGGTTGGTGTAGTTCTCGCGGTCGTAGTCGAAGGGGCCGAGGGCGATCGGCCGGATGGACTTGACGTTGAACAGGTGGAAATACTCGTGGGCGATGAAGGTCAGCCAGCGCGCGTAACCCCGGGCGTCGGCGAGCGAGGCGGGATTCAGCGTCACGGCCGCGGAGTTCAGGTGCTCGAGCCCGCCGCCGCCGGGGCCGATGACGAGGAACGTGTAATGGCGGTAGGGCAGGTCGCCCATGAGCGCAGCGGCGGCCTCGACGATCCTGGCCAGGTCGCCCGTGAACTTGACCCGGTCGAAGGCGCCGAGGTCATAGGCGGCGACCGTGTGGGGGCGCCCCGCGGCCTCGAAGGTCAGGATCTCCTGGCGGCCGATCATGATGGGGCAATCGTAGAGCGTGTCGAAATCGGGCGCCGTGAACGTCCGGGGACGCCCGGGGACGGGCTCGAGGCCCGTCGAGACCTCCGGCCAGCCCGCGGCCGGGAGGATGTTGACCGTGACGGGATCGGCCAGGCGGCCGGCCACGTGCATGAAGACGCCCGCCGGGGTGATGAAGCCGCCGTCGTCGGCGAGGTAGCTCGCGGCCACGAAGCGGTTGAAGGCGTAGACGTCGTAGCTCACGACGATCGCGGCCGCCCGGCCGGCGCGGACGCGCCAGGCGTTCTTGGCCGTCTTCTCCCAGGCGAGGGCGCGGCCGGCGCCGTCCTCGGCCCGGAAGTCCTTGACGTTCCTGGCGTAATCCATGATCTGGTAGTAGCCGGGCGTCCAGGCGGGCATCTTGAATTCCTGGGTCTCGCCCCGGAGGCCCTCGGCCCGGAAGACCACGTGGTAATAGTGCGTTGACGGCCGCTCCATGGACACCGTGATGGACAGGGAGGAGGCGGCCGGCCGCGCCTGCTCCGTCCCGGCGGCGGGGGCCGGGGCTCCGGCCAGAAGGGGTCCGGCGGCGCAGGCCAGGATGGCCAATAGGGCAAGGAGAGATCGGCCGCCGCGGCGCGGGCGCTTGATCGTTTTCATGGGGGGGCCTCCGTTCAGGGAGCCGAATGATAACGCCGCCCGGCCGGAGGGTCAAGGAGCGGCGCGGGGCCGGATCCTCAGATCCTGAATCCGATCCTCAGGCCGCACGACAGGCCGCTGAGGGAGTAGGCCTGGGAGGGGATCGTCACCTGGACCGGGCGGACGACGGGTTCTCCCTCGTTCTGAATGTCGTCGACGTCCCAGAAGCTCGCTTCCGCCGTTCCGATGGCGTCGGAGAACGTGGCTTGGCAGCGGCGATAGCTGTAGAAGACCCCCAGGAAGAGATTCCGGGTGAAAAAGCGATCTGCCGCGGCGTGGATCCTATACGACAGGACGGTCTTTTTCTCGGCCGTGACGGTCATGTAGGAGGATTCGGCCGAGATCCGGGCCGGCCCGGCCGCGGCGCCGATCTCGACGGACCACCGTCCGCCGCGGACGGCCGCGATCGGACGATAGCTCAAGCCGGCGAGCGCGGCGCTGAACCGGGCCACCTGGTCGTACCCGAAAAAGGCCCGATAGGTCAGGCCGTCGGCCGTCGAGACGAAGCGCGCATCGGCCCAGCCCCAGCCCCGCCGCTCCTCGCCCAGGAAGAAAAACTCGATCTCCGAGGACCAATGTTCCGCCCAATCGCAAGCCAAACTGACGGGGCCCCAGGAAGCCCAATCGAGCCCGATCTGCCGGCTTTGGATCAGAGTGCAGACATGGGGGCCTTCCTCCCCGGGCGGAACGTCGCCCCGGAAGATCCAGGGAACGTCCGTCAGGCGCGATCCCCATCTCTCGGACCGGAAGGACATGGTCGAACCGAAGCCCAGCCGGAATCGGGGCCGCCGGCGCGGGCCGGCCGTCCTCGCCAGCCGGGCCTCGCGCGAGACGCTTCTCAAGATATCCAGGCGGGCGGCCACGTCGTCGTCCGCCTCCCCGGCCAGGACGAGCTTCCTGTCGCCGCTCATGATAACGCCGCCGGCCGTCGCGCCGAGCGCGCCCAGGACGCCGCCGAGGCATGCGCTCAGCCCCTGGAAATCGTTGCCCTCGCCGGCGCCCGAACCCAGCGCCCCGGCCCCGGCCAGAGCCCCGACAAGGATCAGGAATCCCGTCGGGCTTTTCCGGACGATCCTCACCTTCTGGATCTCGCCGCGGCCGACGCTGATGTCCCCGCCCGTCGGGCTCAGCAGGAGCAGGGAGTCGGGCTTGACGGCGATGAGTTCGCCGCTCTGCCGGCTTCCATCGAGCTTGGTGACGACGACCGTCGCGCCCCGCGTCTCCTGGGCGGCGAGCCCGACGGGGGAAAGGACGAAGGCGATGATGAGCGCCGCTGCGACGCCGGGGACCGAAACGTTCCTCATGTCGGGATCCTCCCTTCGGCGCCAGTATATTCCTACGTCGCGGGGAAGCTGTCAACGTTTTGTCGAGGATTCCGCCGGGCCCGATTTCCTTCTCGAGCCGAAGACGCGCGCCTATCGGCCCTGGAAGCCCGGGGCTTCCTTGACAACATCGAACCGGGACCTATCTATATCTTTGGACGGATCGCCGGCGAGGGCCTGAGCAGCCTCGCCGCGGCATCCCGGCTTGGTCGGCGGAGCCCCGTCAACGGCCCCGGCCGGGATCGAAGGGGGAGGCCATGAAAAAGGCATGGAGCCTGGGAGGCGTGGTCTGCGGCGCGATATTGATGAGCGTGGTTCCGGTCCGCTCGGCCGGACCCGCCGCGCAGGAGCAGCCCGCCGGCAAGCCGCAGGTCATTGACATGGGGAGCTTCCGGGTCAGCCCGCCGCCCGGCGGCAGATGGCATGTCGAGGTGAGCAAGGACGAGGAGCAGGTCACTTTTCTAAGGTCCAAAGGAGGAGGGCTGCTGAGCCAGCTGGCCCCGACCACTCAGCAGCGGGAAGTGTTCATCATGGTCGAGGGCAAAACGCTCCAGCCTTGGAACTGGCCGATGACCGAAGCCGCGGCCGTGGACTACTTCATCCAAGAATATATCAGCCAGATGTCTTCGGGGTCGGGGGCCCCTCTTGAGCTCATCGACAAGGAAGATATTCAGGTGGGCGCCAAGAAGCTCCGGTCCGCCTGCTTCCAGGGGACCATTGCGGACAAAGACGATCCCGACGTGCTTTTCACCCAAGACCAGTACGCCTATCTCTATCTCCCTCCCGATTTCAGGAAGACCCACCGGATCTTCGTGTTCCAATCGATCTATACCAGGCCGGGTTACGGGTTGAAGTTCTTCAGGAACCCGGGTGAGAAGCCTGTGTTTGCGGTCATCGAGTCCCTCGAGATCCCGGATCCGCTCGAGGCCGCGACGGGACCCGACGGCGAGCTCCTCCGGGCGGCGGCCAAGGGAGATGTGGAAGCGGCCCGGCGGGCGCTTGACGGCGGGGCCGCGGCCGATGCCGCCGTGCCCGGAATGACCGCACTCGGCGCCGCGGCCTGGACCGGAAAGAGGGACGTCGTCGGTCTTCTGCTGGCCAAAGGCGCGGACGTCAACAAGGCCGACATGTCCGGAGGCCGTACGCCTCTGCACCGGGCCCTTGGCGGCGGAGACGGGGAGATCGCCGGGATGCTCATCCAGGCCGGGGCCCGGCCCGATCCGCGGACCTTGGCCGGCCATTCGCCCCTGATGTACGCCGCGATCTACGGGTTCGGCGACATCGTTTCGGGTCTCATCGAGCGAGGCGCGGATATCAACGCCCGGACCAATGACGGCGAAACGGCCCTGACTTTCGCGGCCCGCCATGGA
Coding sequences:
- the ndk gene encoding nucleoside-diphosphate kinase codes for the protein MERTLAIIKPDAVKKRIIGKIVSRIEEEGFGIVRMKLVHLTADEARGFYIVHKDKPFYGSLCEFMSSGPAVIMVLEAEEAIKRWRETMGATDPAQAKPGTLRRAYGFSIERNAVHGSDARETAEWEIAYFFKK
- a CDS encoding YkgJ family cysteine cluster protein, with the translated sequence MVFRLERRDSFSFSCRACGRCCSGKVIPVGPHEILGMSRHLGIGTTEFLALYSDNGGTTLRNDAAGRCLFVTPTGCKVHPRRPLVCRLYPLGRATDAEGGERFAMFPKQDGCRAAAGTDGTIAGFLESQGVQPCFEWSRRYGLLFHRMLGLLDALGVEAKVEARDEAGAGPGDAAKAPDAGTGPGAPPISPWLDIDASLAAYCAARAIPVPAGIEESIDLHLRALEEWLDDLEARAPAKSLGDADGDDGKGAGKA
- a CDS encoding class I SAM-dependent methyltransferase, which produces MIKMVGKNVLWPVILSSLIASSGPAQSPNAARDGLEQPEKVMEVTGVKPGMVIGEIGAGQGYFTFWLSHGVGESGKVYANDIDGSALAAIERRRESEKVSNIETVLGTVADPRFPSASLDMVFMVNAFHDLERPVELLANLLPALKTGATVVIMDRDPARFKDTHRHFLTRDEVEETIGRSVFELVRVETFLRDHNLYILKARK
- a CDS encoding C69 family dipeptidase; protein product: MKNALKPLAAVQSLALATALLILPSHAAPAGPAPTLAAPVAPGDGGEDGECFTVLVGKKASADGAVMVAHNEDDRGAIIVNVRKIRGRDAGSSRRVDLGKGAFYETDSRTNGFLWIEATTQEFADSFVNEHGVAITSDACPSRATEEDYTDGGIGWMLRRLLAEKATSAREAVRLAGELVERYGYRSSGRTYSIADKDEAWMLAILRGRRWYAQRVPDDEVAVIPNYYTIRQIRPGDADHFLGSPDIVEYAARSGWYEEAKDGPFDFKKAFDRPTSRQPVDDGNTLRHWRGLCLVTGRPWKLGGDYPFSVKPGKKMTAAALMAILRDHYEGTEYDATNGYRTGTPNKTRFRTICTASTIDSFIVSLRPDRPEPLSIAIWLAFGKPDTTLYVPFYYGVGALPPGAGVGTSEPDDALLARQHFADAPLQAGKGRLLNTAVLELEKAAEENYRFVRLTIERRLFPEERSLLENRPKFEKKFAALYAKDKAGAQKLLDDYAAAAFRRAAGLTARLLGR
- a CDS encoding PDZ domain-containing protein, whose product is MKTIKRPRRGGRSLLALLAILACAAGPLLAGAPAPAAGTEQARPAASSLSITVSMERPSTHYYHVVFRAEGLRGETQEFKMPAWTPGYYQIMDYARNVKDFRAEDGAGRALAWEKTAKNAWRVRAGRAAAIVVSYDVYAFNRFVAASYLADDGGFITPAGVFMHVAGRLADPVTVNILPAAGWPEVSTGLEPVPGRPRTFTAPDFDTLYDCPIMIGRQEILTFEAAGRPHTVAAYDLGAFDRVKFTGDLARIVEAAAALMGDLPYRHYTFLVIGPGGGGLEHLNSAAVTLNPASLADARGYARWLTFIAHEYFHLFNVKSIRPIALGPFDYDRENYTNLLWFSEGVTVYYEHILLNRAGLMARDEVLDRLGSTIAVYENAPGRRHESARLSSFDAWTGYFGRSEHAANTTISYYDIGCGLGLLLDLGIREASKGRSSLDDVMRTLYRTYYKGKKRGFTDAELRQACERAAGAPLGEIFDVYAATSEKWDYAKYLAGTGLTIDLEPRPSARPWFGATTEDQNGGAVVSAVEADSPASLAGLSAQDEILAVGGARVTPRSLQDVLGGFKPGAKVRVLYARRGRAAEAEVELGRKAEPSWRIRPLADPTAAQKALLDAWLK
- a CDS encoding ankyrin repeat domain-containing protein; protein product: MKKAWSLGGVVCGAILMSVVPVRSAGPAAQEQPAGKPQVIDMGSFRVSPPPGGRWHVEVSKDEEQVTFLRSKGGGLLSQLAPTTQQREVFIMVEGKTLQPWNWPMTEAAAVDYFIQEYISQMSSGSGAPLELIDKEDIQVGAKKLRSACFQGTIADKDDPDVLFTQDQYAYLYLPPDFRKTHRIFVFQSIYTRPGYGLKFFRNPGEKPVFAVIESLEIPDPLEAATGPDGELLRAAAKGDVEAARRALDGGAAADAAVPGMTALGAAAWTGKRDVVGLLLAKGADVNKADMSGGRTPLHRALGGGDGEIAGMLIQAGARPDPRTLAGHSPLMYAAIYGFGDIVSGLIERGADINARTNDGETALTFAARHGSAEMTRLLIDKGAALNVQAKTGWTPLIGALYEKHEDVARMLLDRGADAGLKATTGWNALMMAISMGHDSEIIRTLIEKGADVNARLPDNGWSPLLLALSFEGLDEIAGALIDAGADPQARMNNGWTTLMFAAKNASADTVKRLLAKGVDVNAKGAHKRTALRIARKAGRSDIVKLLQAAGAK